The proteins below come from a single Mytilus edulis chromosome 5, xbMytEdul2.2, whole genome shotgun sequence genomic window:
- the LOC139523370 gene encoding uncharacterized protein KIAA1143 homolog: protein MSKKNAISYVKNEPAFIQKFKENVGYKEDVDVNAKRAKMPDFDEDDDSPEKDDEKPMVVVLKKGDLTADEANTEQKVLDSKADDEAIADGKITFKKPEKRSSESTSDLNTSSAKKKKDSIKALQSNSKKVKDKKLLSFGDEEDEDDT from the exons ATGTCAAAGAAAAATGCAATTTCCTATGTGAAAAATGAACCAGcttttatacaaaaatttaaagaGAACGTAGGATACAAAGAAGATGTAGACGTCAATGCAAAG AGAGCAAAAATGCCAGATTTTGATGAAGATGATGATTCACCAGAGAAAGATGATGAGAAACCAATGGTTGTAGTTCTGAAGAAGGGAGATCTAACTGCTGATGAAGCAAACACTGAACAGAAAGTTCTAGATAGCAAAGCTGATG acgAAGCAATTGCagatggtaaaatcacttttaaaAAGCCAGAGAAAAGATCAAGTGAATCAACATCAGATCTTAATACAAGCTCAGCCAAAAAGAAGAAAGACTCAATCAAAGCTTTACAATCAAACTCTAAAAAAGTGAAGGACAAAAAATTACTGTCATTTGGAGATGAAGAAGATGAAGATGACACTTaa
- the LOC139523371 gene encoding MOG interacting and ectopic P-granules protein 1-like, with translation MEVSETLNGNTTGDTIMKDPSALEKDNLNQNGYTDDKLAEKVNGNSDLHNKNTSNDINAMETSENETNEHDNGHDGDEDLNKETVDTQQNELEVEDKLKVEEELDNSTATSNISDISPYEDSEQSMDVDTKEEHENKGESNHDDDVKEKDDIPTSSGKEVETNPVDEIKEKDDMSTCSGQEVETKNGEFEDGSEKANLDEKEIKNAEEINKDQTNLQDSEYRVSTGDEKMNDMKEDHEDCEKVETVQESTTLDKDSSENGGQDEDANNLQTKKIENVSDELKMNGGEKSGRENESQSKSIEKVTDIDGSEILITINEEIEDSESENEISANTSDSKSKDKTNDTAEKEETKQLKDDSNKDKKDSREIVVINESPDKNENVVAKVSKPVILPQPAPMFKSKQILQPPIATGASQVRFPVLPGSSIQYFVPSSIQSMPNTQQKYINVGGQQILITIPTSSMGTVLNSSIIGNAGSSVLGIQSKPSPPMTMGFPLPNHNKNPLDKTIDVDIPQASWEQLELIKYEVLSRKPDNAFWGGLANVSKKADLSSASKLLFDLGSDLVKELAYEQIVQVQRKKDEADLLNASEKESLQRMKKVVEELKNKLEYLHDIPKLKCKCGFTTESKNVMYLHKQYPHVSYNTPDKSALLTCPHCNQSFQGKIAEDMFKAHIEKEHNIVGRSNHKSNLWPCNLCTFEGANRNTIMKHKLKCEKNFKEHINQAPHHVDINLSLKNIFYKFQVHNKKLQLQQQAQQARKIAQIDRPDTRGIPIAKHQPAIIKPKTNQAQAKPPPVVNPNRPIMTSHFQGPTPASTAYAMQSAGTRFVTAPVQKQPQPLKPASANKPTVNQLLRTQQNVNANTRPGFEVCEICGGYVKDRMSLRIHFFYAHKIEMPAHVFSKPLAPLFCNICNERFWTSQGFTKHKTSAKHLNTVKQNASATNQCWICHQKPENLYSHLHKFHRLTTGECMALKRCMFCGTLSQSRKELELHMAATHGVLIKGEENKGNTSTPVSSVIKPQPQSSAATKNLSTVVTGGSSGMVRNNFCVFCSSQFQDNTKLTLHCLSVHATCKKCGMVVNKMADLARHVCKMSSKTCNICGLKNLKPAGLLKHLESHTKPCSVALKRLSPSQINIATGGKFMRLDPRLRTRNARTTANIIEGEIKMEQTKGLTVAMNFDKPRKGKVIIDLSGKTDVRKEEVVIESDNDSDVIIQEEERTEIVLDSDDDDVKSENNRSESKSQKNNSENKDESEERNIKKECETTNDENHTKDRENDNTEIEGKGREENDDKSIVKEDTDLDKPSVKDESDKDNLNVKEEIDIDKPFVKEENVEDKPSEKEENDVDQPKELDENYEKCENMEENETDLTTDNKIDDDSVEINKGQLTEKEEHSNTLIEDTNSSKNALENEDCDSMQSEISTGEAKNLAGSSRKRSHSECESSDDPEEDTKKRKTDEDSDNS, from the coding sequence ATGGAGGTATCTGAAACTCTGAATGGCAACACAACAGGGGACACCATCATGAAAGATCCTTCAGCTTTAGAGAAAGACAACTTAAATCAAAATGGCTACACAGATGATAAACTTGCAGAAAAAGTCAATGGAAATTCTGACCTGCATAATAAGAACACCTCAAATGACATCAATGCTATGGAGACATcagaaaatgaaacaaatgaacATGACAATGGGCATGATGGGGATGAAGATCTAAACAAAGAAACAGTAGACACTCAACAGAATGAATTGGAAGTAGAAGACAAACTTAAAGTGGAGGAAGAACTGGACAATTCAACTGCTACATCAAATATTTCTGATATTAGTCCATACGAAGACAGTGAACAATCAATGGACGTTGATACAAAAGAAGAACATGAAAATAAAGGGGAAAGCAATCATGATGATGATGTTAAGGAGAAAGATGATATCCCTACATCTTCTGGTAAAGAAGTTGAAACGAATCCAGTTGATGAAATAAAGGAGAAAGATGATATGTCTACATGTTCTGGTCAAGAAGTTGAAACAAAAAATGGTGAATTTGAAGATGGGTCTGAAAAGGCAAATTTGGATGAAAAGGAAATTAAAAACGCTGAAGAAATAAACAAAGACCAAACAAACTTGCAAGATTCTGAATATCGAGTATCAACGGGTGATGAAAAAATGAATGACATGAAAGAAGACCATGAAGATTGTGAGAAAGTAGAAACAGTGCAAGAAAGCACAACTCTAGATAAAGATTCGTCTGAAAATGGAGGTCAAGATGAGGATGCAAACAACTTACAAACGAAAAAGATAGAAAATGTGTCTGATGAGCTTAAAATGAATGGAGGGGAGAAATCTGGTCGAGAAAATGAAAGTCAGTCTAAATCTATTGAAAAGGTCACTGATATAGATGGATCTGAAATTCTTATAACGATTAATGAAGAAATTGAGGACAGCGAAAGTGAAAATGAAATAAGTGCAAACACAAGCGATAGTAAAAGTAAAGATAAAACTAATGATACAGCAGAAAAAGaggaaacaaaacaattaaaggaTGATTCTAATAAAGACAAAAAAGATTCTAGAGAAATAGTTGTTATCAATGAGAGTCCTGACAAAAATGAAAACGTGGTAGCTAAAGTTTCAAAACCTGTGATTTTGCCACAACCGGCACCCatgtttaaaagtaaacaaattttACAGCCTCCAATAGCTACTGGAGCATCACAAGTTCGATTTCCTGTTTTACCAGGATCGTCTATTCAGTATTTTGTGCCATCGAGTATTCAGTCAATGCCAAACACACAACAGAAGTACATAAATGTTGGTGGACAGCAGATTTTAATAACTATACCGACATCTAGTATGGGTACagttctaaattcgtcaataatTGGAAATGCTGGATCATCAGTTTTAGGAATACAATCTAAACCAAGTCCTCCTATGACTATGGGATTTCCACTTCCTAATCATAACAAAAATCCTTTGGATAAAACCATTGATGTTGATATTCCACAAGCTAGTTGGGAACAATTAGAACTTATAAAATACGAAGTGCTCAGTAGAAAACCAGACAATGCATTTTGGGGTGGTTTAGCGAATGTTAGCAAAAAGGCAGATTTAAGTTCAGCATCTAAACTGCTCTTTGATTTAGGAAGTGACCTCGTTAAAGAATTAGCATATGAGCAAATCGTTCAGGTTCAAAGGAAAAAAGATGAGGCAGATTTGTTGAATGCTAGTGAGAAGGAGAGTCTTCAAAGAATGAAGAAAGTAGTTGAGGagttgaaaaataaacttgaatACCTACATGATATACCAAAGCTAAAATGTAAATGTGGATTTACCACTGAATCTAAGAACGTTATGTATTTGCATAAACAGTATCCACATGTGTCATATAATACACCTGACAAATCAGCTCTACTTACCTGTCCTCATTGCAACCAAAGTTTCCAAGGAAAAATTGCAGAAGACATGTTCAAAGCTCATATTGAGAAGGAACATAACATTGTTGGGAGATCTAACCACAAATCCAACCTCTGGCCTTGTAATTTATGTACGTTTGAAGGCGCAAATAGAAACACAATAATGAAACATAAGCTCAAGTGTGAGAAAAACTTTAAGGAGCATATAAATCAAGCACCTCATCATGTGGACATTAATCTTagcttgaaaaatattttttacaaatttcaagtACATAATAAAAAACTTCAGTTACAACAGCAAGCTCAACAGGCAAGAAAAATTGCTCAAATAGATAGACCAGACACTAGAGGAATACCAATTGCAAAACACCAACCAGCCATAATTAAGCCTAAAACAAACCAAGCTCAGGCAAAACCGCCACCTGTAGTTAATCCAAATCGTCCTATTATGACATCTCATTTTCAAGGACCTACTCCTGCATCAACTGCATATGCAATGCAAAGTGCTGGTACAAGATTTGTTACTGCCCCAGTACAGAAACAGCCTCAACCGTTGAAACCAGCATCTGCAAATAAACCCACTGTCAACCAGTTACTGCGAACACAACAAAATGTAAATGCAAATACAAGACCTGGATTTGAGGTATGCGAGATATGTGGGGGTTACGTTAAAGACAGAATGTCGCTGAGGATACATTTCTTTTACGCACACAAGATAGAAATGCCAGCTCATGTTTTCAGTAAACCATTAGCTCCtcttttttgtaatatttgtaatgaACGTTTTTGGACATCTCAGGGTTTCACAAAACATAAAACCAGTGCTAAGCATCTTAACACTGTGAAACAAAATGCATCTGCTACCAACCAATGCTGGATTTGTCATCAGAAGCCAGAAAATTTATATTCTCATCTGCATAAATTCCATCGCTTGACAACAGGAGAATGTATGGCATTGAAGCGCTGTATGTTTTGTGGTACATTGTCACAATCTCGTAAAGAATTAGAACTTCATATGGCAGCAACGCATGGTGTTTTGATAAAAGGAGAAGAGAATAAAGGGAATACCAGTACCCCTGTCAGTTCTGTAATCAAGCCTCAACCACAGTCTAGTGCAGCTACAAAGAATTTATCCACTGTAGTAACTGGAGGATCATCTGGGATGGTCAGAAATAACTTTTGTGTCTTCTGTTCTAGCCAGTTTCAAGACAATACCAAACTGACTTTACATTGTCTAAGTGTACATGCTACCTGTAAGAAATGTGGAATGGTTGTCAATAAAATGGCCGATCTTGCCAGGCATGTTTGTAAAATGTCGAGCAAGACCTGTAATATTTGTGGTCTTAAGAACTTGAAACCAGCTGGTCTGCTCAAGCATCTTGAAAGTCATACCAAACCATGCAGTGTAGCTCTGAAAAGATTGAGTCCATCTCAGATTAATATAGCTACTGGTGGAAAGTTTATGAGACTTGATCCAAGACTGAGAACTAGAAATGCTAGGACAACAGCAAATATAATCGAAGGAGAAATTAAAATGGAGCAAACAAAGGGTTTGACGGTAGCCATGAATTTTGATAAGCCCAGAAAAGGCAAAGTAATAATTGATTTGTCAGGGAAAACAGATGTCAGAAAGGAAGAAGTTGTTATAGAGAGCGACAATGATTCTGATGTCATCATTCAGGAGGAAGAAAGAACTGAAATTGTCCTAGATAGTGATGATGATGATGTCAAGTCTGAGAATAACCGAAGTGAAAGTAAAAGCCAGAAAAATAATTCTGAGAATAAAGATGAAAGTGAAGAAAGAAATATCAAAAAAGAATGTGAAACTACAAATGATGAAAACCATACTAAAGACAGAGAAAATGACAACACTGAAATTGAAGGCAAAGGTCGTGAAGAAAATGATGACAAATCTATTGTGAAAGAGGACACGGATTTAGACAAACCTTCTGTAAAGGATGAAAGCGATAAAGACAACCTTAATGTCAAAGAGGAAATTGATATAGACAAACCTTTTGTAAAAGAGGAAAACGTTGAAGACAAACCTAGTGAAAAAGAGGAAAATGATGTAGATCAACCAAAAGAATtagatgaaaattatgaaaaatgcGAAAACATGGAAGAAAATGAAACAGACCTGACAACAGACAATAAAATAGATGATGATTCCGTTGAAATAAATAAAGGACAATTAACAGAAAAAGAGGAACATAGTAATACTTTAATTGAAGATACTAATTCTTCAAAAAATGCATTAGAAAATGAAGACTGTGACTCAATGCAATCTGAAATTTCAACTGGTGAAGCTAAAAATCTTGCAGGTAGCTCGAGAAAGAGATCTCATTCTGAATGTGAGAGTAGTGATGACCCTGAGGAGGacacaaagaaaagaaaaacagatgAAGATTCAGATAATAGTTGA